The region ATCACGGGGATCCTCCTGCGGTAGTGGGGTGCGGTAGGGAGAGAAAGAGCTTTAGAGACCCTCGATTTCGAGGCCCATCTGGCGCGCGGTGCCGGCTAGGATGAGGGCACCCTGTTCGGGGTCGTCCGTGTTGAGATCAGGGAGCTTGGTTTTGACGACTTCGAGGAGTTGTTCCTTGGTGATGCTGCCGACCTTCTTTTTGTTGGGTTCGCCTGATCCAGCGGCCAGTTTGGCTGCTTTTTTGAGGAGAACGGCCGCCGGGGGCTGCTTGGTGATGAAGGTGAAGCTCTTGTCCTTGTAAACGGAGATGACGGTGGGCAAGACGTCGCCCTGCTGTTTCTGCGTGGCCGCGTTGAAGGCTTTGCAGAATTCCATGATGTTGACCCCGGCCTGTCCCAGGGCGGGACCCACTGGAGGAGCCGGGTTGGCTGAACCAGCTGGAATCTGGAGTTTGATGGTTTTAACGACTTCTTTTGCCATGATGAGAACGAGGAGTGATTGAAAGTTGCGAGACGGCTTCAGCCTTCTTTTTCGACCTGCCA is a window of Verrucomicrobiota bacterium DNA encoding:
- the rplK gene encoding 50S ribosomal protein L11 encodes the protein MAKEVVKTIKLQIPAGSANPAPPVGPALGQAGVNIMEFCKAFNAATQKQQGDVLPTVISVYKDKSFTFITKQPPAAVLLKKAAKLAAGSGEPNKKKVGSITKEQLLEVVKTKLPDLNTDDPEQGALILAGTARQMGLEIEGL